From Ipomoea triloba cultivar NCNSP0323 chromosome 5, ASM357664v1, the proteins below share one genomic window:
- the LOC116019037 gene encoding mediator of RNA polymerase II transcription subunit 20a-like, giving the protein MPIKWVLHWQPNAGTTVNTQILTEVSQCVEGINGVKEGRWKATLSFYKPMLKDIANANEFPRDFWGISLQEQPDKYYFVIRGQRLVMEAESSIQNIMEKLQSYKTRVALNFEGFQYQLGDFRLRVGKVVPIHSESLRGIVMEMEYLPISSWETSHQIMGEFFDIWKDALSKRSLPGHFMHIEPNFTEFGLPDQYTPQHTAVQYACIMAQMIATAQSAAQMRN; this is encoded by the exons ATGCCAATCAAATG GGTTTTGCACTGGCAACCAAATGCTGGCACAACAGTGAACACCCAAATCCTAACTGAAGTTTCTCAGTGTGTTGAAGGCATTAATGGAGTCAAGGAAGGAAGGTGGAAAGCTACTCTCAGCTTCTACAAGCCAATGCTAAAAG ACATAGCCAATGCAAATGAATTTCCGCGTGACTTTTGGGGGATTTCACTTCAAGAGCAGCCTGACAAGTATTACTTTGTCATTAGAGGGCAACGGCTAGTTATGGAAGCAGAATCATCAATTCAGAACATAATGGAGAAGCTTCAGTCTTATAAAACTCGGGTTGCACTTAATTTTGAG GGGTTTCAATACCAACTTGGTGACTTCCGGCTGCGAGTGGGAAAAGTTGTCCCAATCCACTCTGAGAGCTTGAGGGGAATAGTTATGGAG ATGGAGTATCTTCCCATTTCTTCATGGGAAACATCACACCAAATCATGGGCGAGTTCTTTGATATCTGGAAGGATGCTCTCTCAAAGAGATCATTACCAGGTCATTTTATGCATATCGAACCAAACTTCACAGAGTTTGGCCTCCCCGATCAGTATACTCCTCAACACACAGCTGTTCAGTATGCTTGTATCATGGCTCAAATGATAGCCACAGCTCAGTCAGCCGCCCAGATGAGAAACTAG